One genomic segment of Stigmatella erecta includes these proteins:
- a CDS encoding VTC domain-containing protein translates to MISFAEGEVTKLRREFKLVLEPAAAAALSSRLCLELDGYLPPPTRIVSIYFDKPGYPLTQRAVNTPNDCMKVRTKEYSPDLGAEGVERVVLEAKRERNGVTQKRRVWVPRWRLKSVLRGSTGLLPLIAGGGLIPVLGVTYQRHVYQASHTWRVTVDREIGYHAVPPGLALSETALTTERLGPPLHLDSRVVVEVKHLGQELPEWLAALHPGGRKPAYSKFAEGMARIHSFAADGVLGG, encoded by the coding sequence ATGATCTCGTTCGCCGAAGGCGAAGTCACCAAATTGCGCCGCGAGTTCAAGCTGGTGCTGGAGCCGGCCGCCGCCGCGGCGCTCAGCTCGCGGCTGTGCCTGGAGCTGGACGGCTACCTGCCGCCCCCCACGCGCATCGTCTCCATCTACTTCGACAAGCCGGGCTACCCGCTCACGCAGCGCGCGGTGAACACCCCGAACGACTGCATGAAGGTGCGCACCAAGGAGTACTCGCCGGACCTGGGCGCCGAGGGCGTCGAGCGCGTGGTGCTGGAGGCCAAGCGCGAGCGCAACGGCGTCACCCAGAAGCGCCGGGTGTGGGTGCCGCGCTGGCGGCTCAAGAGCGTGCTGCGCGGCAGCACGGGGCTGCTGCCGCTCATCGCCGGGGGCGGGCTGATCCCCGTGCTCGGGGTGACGTACCAGCGCCACGTGTACCAGGCCTCGCACACCTGGCGGGTGACGGTGGACCGGGAGATTGGCTACCACGCGGTCCCGCCGGGGCTGGCGCTGTCGGAGACGGCGCTGACCACCGAGCGGCTGGGGCCGCCGCTGCACCTGGACAGCCGCGTGGTGGTGGAAGTGAAGCACCTGGGACAGGAGCTGCCAGAGTGGCTGGCGGCGCTGCACCCGGGAGGCAGGAAGCCGGCGTACAGCAAGTTCGCCGAGGGGATGGCGAGGATTCACTCCTTCGCCGCGGATGGGGTTCTTGGGGGTTAG
- the tmk gene encoding dTMP kinase, with amino-acid sequence MFIDFEGIDGSGKTTLSNLLAARLRRQGYKVAHAREGGELQSPIARRVRDLTRDSKLLEMGARTEFFLNLARDAQQLEEVIAPALGRGEVCISDRYLYSQLALSGGGRGLPQEELLPACELASKGFWPDLVILVDVEPDLARLRKRLGKIKEGRSTDGDSRKGLAGAGLSVRVREAFLEMARKDPSRWLVIENNDQPLWALEQRIVDAVLARLEGREPQIQRISPEVAAAPTGPVTVENVEERFFQALDALEVREPALAVWLLGGVPGLAPHQRRLASVERFPGLSVRSLLGLEDEASWSLRELLAKVVPADVAASLNGSTSPRALALSTLLYPLAPREVVMGLKRNDSPEAWNLRERALHDRHLGEVLLGLAGVDGEAAWSVRELGIQKKLYSEVARSLTGIKGERADALRESLVPHDRLAVLRSVTGLDSPFATGLREQLAAKALKLVLRSLTGLTTAEAFALREQGAPLTKEALDSIDGMDEPRAWRLRELFASRWPATVLSSLRGLPLTERSEALIGRVLNASPGRLPLLRNAYCVVATAHETALDRVVRPAAASDSDAARASL; translated from the coding sequence GTGTTCATCGACTTCGAAGGCATTGACGGCAGCGGCAAGACAACGCTCTCCAATCTCCTGGCCGCGAGGTTGCGGCGCCAGGGCTACAAGGTGGCTCACGCCCGGGAGGGCGGCGAGCTGCAATCGCCCATCGCCCGGCGCGTGAGGGATTTGACGCGCGACTCGAAGCTGCTGGAGATGGGCGCGCGCACCGAGTTCTTCCTCAACCTGGCGCGCGACGCGCAGCAGCTCGAGGAAGTCATCGCCCCGGCGCTCGGCCGCGGCGAGGTGTGCATCAGCGACCGCTACCTCTACTCGCAGCTGGCGCTGAGCGGCGGCGGCCGCGGCCTGCCCCAGGAGGAGCTGCTGCCCGCGTGCGAGCTGGCCTCCAAGGGCTTCTGGCCGGACCTGGTCATCCTGGTGGACGTGGAGCCGGACCTGGCACGGCTGCGCAAGCGGCTGGGGAAGATCAAGGAGGGCCGGAGCACGGACGGCGACAGCCGCAAGGGGCTCGCGGGCGCGGGGCTGTCCGTGCGCGTGCGCGAGGCCTTCCTGGAGATGGCGCGCAAGGATCCGTCGCGCTGGCTCGTCATCGAGAACAACGACCAGCCGCTGTGGGCGCTGGAGCAGCGCATCGTCGACGCGGTGCTCGCCCGGCTGGAGGGGCGTGAGCCGCAGATCCAGCGCATCAGCCCCGAGGTGGCCGCAGCGCCCACGGGCCCGGTGACGGTGGAGAACGTGGAGGAGCGCTTCTTCCAGGCGCTGGACGCGCTGGAGGTGCGCGAGCCGGCCCTGGCGGTGTGGCTGCTGGGCGGCGTGCCCGGCCTGGCGCCCCACCAGCGGCGCCTGGCCTCCGTGGAGCGCTTCCCGGGCCTGTCGGTGCGCAGCCTCCTGGGGCTGGAGGACGAGGCCTCCTGGTCCCTGCGCGAGCTGCTCGCCAAGGTGGTGCCGGCCGATGTCGCCGCCAGCCTCAACGGCAGCACCTCCCCGCGCGCCCTGGCGCTCAGCACCCTGCTCTATCCGCTCGCCCCGCGCGAGGTGGTGATGGGGCTCAAGCGCAACGACAGCCCGGAGGCCTGGAACCTGCGCGAGCGCGCGCTGCACGACCGGCACCTCGGCGAGGTGCTGCTGGGGCTCGCGGGCGTGGACGGCGAGGCGGCCTGGTCCGTGCGCGAGCTGGGCATCCAGAAGAAGCTCTATTCGGAGGTGGCCCGCAGCCTCACCGGAATCAAGGGCGAGCGCGCGGACGCGCTGCGTGAGTCGCTCGTGCCGCACGACCGGCTCGCGGTGCTGCGCAGCGTCACCGGCCTGGACTCGCCGTTCGCCACGGGCCTGCGCGAGCAGCTCGCGGCCAAGGCGCTGAAGCTGGTGCTGCGCTCGCTCACGGGGCTCACCACCGCCGAGGCCTTCGCCCTGCGCGAGCAGGGGGCGCCGCTCACCAAGGAGGCCCTCGACTCGATCGACGGCATGGATGAGCCGCGGGCGTGGCGGCTGCGCGAGCTGTTCGCCTCCCGCTGGCCGGCCACCGTCCTGTCCTCGCTCCGGGGGCTGCCGCTGACGGAGCGCTCCGAGGCGCTCATCGGCCGCGTGCTGAACGCCAGCCCCGGCCGGCTGCCGCTCCTGCGCAACGCCTACTGCGTCGTGGCCACGGCGCATGAGACGGCCCTGGACCGGGTGGTCCGTCCGGCCGCGGCCTCCGATTCCGACGCAGCACGCGCCAGCCTCTGA
- a CDS encoding DUF4956 domain-containing protein produces MEPTFTAVFSDLGKELSSIPMAAIIPRMTAAVLIGALLSLRPWRMMMGRALPKADMVQAQVLLCTAAAVITAVIGDSVAKAFGLVGLGGFVRFRSGLKDPRDAAILFLMIGLGMACGHGSLGLAGMGTLFVAGLLMVLDLLTKEEKAPKQRMMVSAQSDDLVTAEASLRQALGARNVMVKSCALDFDGRRLEMEVEEKDPGALVSALSQTQGSTLRGLRWAAMSPKGTREEQV; encoded by the coding sequence ATGGAACCCACCTTCACGGCGGTCTTCAGCGACCTGGGCAAGGAGCTGTCCTCGATTCCCATGGCCGCCATCATTCCGAGGATGACGGCCGCAGTGCTCATCGGCGCCCTGCTGTCCCTGCGCCCCTGGCGGATGATGATGGGGCGCGCGCTGCCCAAGGCGGACATGGTGCAGGCGCAGGTGCTGCTGTGCACCGCCGCGGCGGTCATCACCGCCGTCATCGGTGACAGCGTGGCCAAGGCGTTTGGCCTCGTGGGCCTGGGCGGCTTCGTGCGCTTCCGCTCGGGGCTCAAGGATCCGCGCGACGCGGCCATCCTCTTCTTGATGATCGGCCTGGGCATGGCGTGTGGCCACGGCAGCCTGGGGCTCGCGGGCATGGGCACCCTGTTCGTCGCGGGGCTGCTCATGGTGCTGGACCTGCTCACCAAGGAGGAGAAGGCCCCGAAGCAGCGGATGATGGTGTCGGCCCAGTCGGATGACCTGGTCACCGCGGAGGCCTCGCTGCGCCAGGCGCTCGGCGCGCGGAATGTGATGGTGAAGTCCTGCGCGCTCGACTTCGACGGGCGCAGGCTGGAGATGGAAGTCGAGGAAAAGGATCCGGGGGCCCTCGTCTCGGCGCTGAGCCAGACGCAGGGGTCCACCCTCCGGGGATTGCGGTGGGCGGCGATGAGCCCCAAGGGTACACGGGAGGAGCAGGTATGA
- a CDS encoding metallophosphoesterase: protein MHLAKVPALGALVAALVMTTGVAHAANLTRSPYLQRVGPDTATIAFRVDSNCAAQVRYGTGGTTDQTARSADGGRIHAVELNGLAPGAEYTYVVETCGANTPPKRFRTAPVPGTRRVHFAAMGDFGTGGSRQKQVAASMLSHRPELFIGMGDVAYESGTEEQIQNNMFVPMKDLLMEVPYFAVAGNHEYVTNQAQPYLDNLYLPTSSSGGERYYSFDWGHVHFVGIDSNCAIGLASKDRCTLAAQKAWLEQDLAQSKAAWKVAFFHHPPWSSGDHGSQLLMRREFSPLFEKYGVDLVLTGHDHHYERTYAMKGDAMAPGAGIPYLVVGSGGANLRVFANSKPSWSAVRNNTDYGFLDVEVVGGTLTAKLMTASGSAADTLVLTKALPPEETPPPDALALIVEGERGVAPHQALFRAEPSLSGATVAWDFGDGQTGEGTQLSHVYEKEGEYTVTATARAGSAQQTATAQVSVAPPGTSLPSPGTPQFPPSGPSIGVPGPSLPGDDAEAASGCATAPLGALFPLGMLALAGVWRRRSR from the coding sequence ATGCATTTAGCGAAGGTCCCTGCGCTCGGCGCCCTGGTTGCTGCCCTGGTGATGACCACCGGGGTGGCCCATGCGGCCAACCTGACCCGCTCCCCGTACCTGCAACGGGTGGGTCCCGACACAGCCACCATCGCCTTCCGCGTGGACTCGAACTGCGCCGCCCAGGTGCGCTACGGCACCGGGGGCACGACAGACCAGACGGCCCGCTCGGCGGACGGCGGCCGCATCCACGCCGTGGAGCTCAACGGCCTGGCCCCGGGGGCCGAGTACACCTATGTGGTGGAGACCTGCGGGGCCAACACGCCCCCCAAGCGCTTCCGCACCGCGCCCGTGCCCGGCACGCGCCGGGTGCACTTCGCCGCCATGGGGGACTTCGGCACGGGCGGCTCCCGCCAGAAGCAGGTGGCGGCCAGCATGCTCTCGCACCGGCCCGAGCTGTTCATCGGCATGGGGGATGTCGCCTACGAGTCCGGCACCGAGGAGCAGATCCAGAACAACATGTTCGTCCCCATGAAGGACCTCCTGATGGAGGTGCCCTACTTCGCGGTGGCCGGCAACCACGAGTACGTGACGAACCAGGCCCAGCCCTACCTGGACAACCTCTATCTGCCCACCAGCTCCAGCGGCGGCGAGCGCTACTACTCCTTCGACTGGGGGCACGTGCACTTCGTGGGCATCGACTCGAACTGCGCCATCGGCCTGGCCTCGAAGGACCGCTGCACCCTGGCGGCGCAGAAGGCGTGGTTGGAGCAGGATCTCGCGCAGAGCAAGGCCGCGTGGAAGGTCGCCTTCTTCCACCACCCGCCCTGGTCCAGCGGCGACCACGGCTCCCAGCTCCTCATGCGCCGGGAGTTCAGCCCGCTGTTCGAGAAGTACGGCGTGGACCTGGTGCTCACCGGGCATGACCACCACTACGAGCGCACCTACGCGATGAAGGGCGACGCCATGGCCCCGGGCGCGGGCATCCCCTACCTCGTGGTGGGCAGCGGCGGCGCCAACCTGCGGGTGTTCGCCAACTCGAAGCCCTCCTGGAGCGCCGTGCGGAACAACACGGACTACGGCTTCCTGGACGTCGAGGTCGTCGGGGGCACGCTCACCGCGAAGCTCATGACGGCCTCGGGCAGCGCCGCGGACACCCTGGTGCTGACCAAGGCGCTGCCCCCCGAGGAGACGCCTCCCCCGGATGCGCTGGCCCTCATCGTCGAGGGGGAGCGCGGGGTGGCCCCCCACCAGGCCCTCTTCCGCGCGGAGCCCTCCCTGAGCGGCGCCACGGTGGCGTGGGACTTCGGGGACGGGCAGACGGGCGAAGGGACCCAGCTGTCCCACGTCTATGAGAAGGAAGGCGAGTACACGGTGACGGCGACAGCCCGCGCGGGCTCGGCCCAGCAGACCGCCACGGCCCAGGTGTCCGTCGCCCCCCCGGGCACGAGCCTGCCCTCTCCAGGCACCCCTCAGTTCCCCCCGTCGGGGCCGTCCATCGGGGTGCCGGGCCCCAGCCTGCCGGGAGACGACGCCGAGGCGGCCAGCGGGTGCGCCACGGCCCCCCTGGGGGCCCTGTTCCCCCTGGGGATGCTGGCCCTCGCCGGGGTCTGGCGCCGCCGTTCGCGGTAG
- a CDS encoding RsmB/NOP family class I SAM-dependent RNA methyltransferase — translation MKRSHRPEPKKQGAKQAPSKKPSARGTKRTGPASRDDARGARTGPASRDDARGARTERASRPLREDLVLQACLEAYGSVRHEGRLSDRALDFTLRRKAHLYSTERRAVAERVYALLRRQRTVDWLLARVRPGFDRLETTRQDVMRLAASRILHGEPLEQVVHSSSLPSEDGAALRTLPDAAAALDALPPAKRYPIAASLPDFLAEKFLETFGADANAAAEAMNERAPLTARVNLLKGSREELQRRLAAEGVESTPTPLSPLGLWLETRVNVFSLQCFKDGLLELQDEGSQLLGMLVDSPPTRVVDACAGAGGKTLQLAAQMKNRGDLHALDVDEVRIEELRKRARRAGVHNVRTQVIPAEDPAAAEALVALKDKADRVMVDAPCSGTGTYRRKPDGRYRLTPEDLKAQAARQKALLERFSTMVKPGGRLIYGTCSVLREENEAVIDDFLSRHPEFSVRPVSQELGPELGEKVSRGPFLRLAPHTHNTDGFFGAILVRAK, via the coding sequence ATGAAACGATCCCACCGTCCGGAACCGAAGAAGCAGGGCGCGAAGCAGGCCCCCTCGAAGAAGCCCTCCGCGAGGGGCACGAAGCGCACCGGCCCCGCCTCCCGCGACGACGCCCGCGGCGCCCGCACCGGCCCCGCCTCCCGCGACGACGCCCGCGGCGCCCGCACCGAGCGTGCCTCCCGGCCGCTGCGGGAGGACCTGGTGCTCCAGGCCTGCCTGGAGGCCTACGGCTCGGTGCGCCATGAGGGCCGCCTGTCCGACCGGGCCCTCGACTTCACCCTGCGCCGCAAGGCGCACCTGTACTCCACCGAGCGCCGCGCCGTGGCCGAGCGGGTCTACGCCCTGCTGCGCCGCCAGCGCACGGTGGACTGGCTCCTGGCGCGCGTGCGGCCTGGCTTCGACCGGCTGGAGACCACGCGCCAGGACGTGATGCGCCTGGCGGCCTCCCGCATCCTCCATGGTGAGCCCCTGGAGCAGGTGGTGCACTCCTCCTCCCTGCCCTCCGAGGACGGCGCCGCCCTGCGCACGCTCCCGGACGCGGCCGCAGCGCTGGACGCGCTGCCCCCGGCCAAGCGCTACCCCATCGCCGCCTCGCTGCCGGACTTCCTCGCGGAGAAGTTCCTGGAGACGTTTGGCGCGGACGCCAACGCGGCCGCGGAGGCCATGAACGAGCGCGCCCCGCTCACCGCGCGCGTCAACCTGCTCAAGGGCAGCCGGGAGGAACTCCAGCGGCGGCTGGCCGCCGAGGGCGTGGAGAGCACGCCCACGCCCCTGTCTCCCCTGGGGCTGTGGCTGGAGACGCGCGTCAACGTCTTCTCCCTCCAGTGCTTCAAGGACGGGTTGCTGGAGCTGCAGGACGAGGGCAGCCAGCTCCTGGGCATGCTCGTGGACTCGCCGCCCACGCGGGTGGTGGATGCGTGCGCGGGGGCGGGCGGCAAAACCCTCCAGCTCGCCGCGCAGATGAAGAACCGGGGCGACCTGCACGCCCTGGACGTGGACGAGGTGCGCATCGAGGAGCTGCGCAAGCGGGCCCGCCGCGCGGGGGTGCACAACGTGCGCACCCAGGTCATCCCCGCCGAGGACCCCGCCGCGGCCGAGGCCCTGGTGGCCTTGAAGGACAAGGCGGACCGGGTGATGGTGGACGCGCCGTGCAGCGGCACGGGCACCTACCGCCGCAAGCCGGACGGGCGCTACCGGCTCACGCCGGAGGACCTGAAGGCGCAGGCGGCCCGGCAGAAGGCGCTGCTGGAGCGCTTCTCCACGATGGTGAAGCCCGGCGGCCGGCTCATCTACGGCACGTGCAGCGTGCTGCGCGAGGAGAACGAGGCGGTGATCGACGACTTCCTCTCGCGCCACCCGGAGTTCTCCGTGCGCCCCGTCTCGCAGGAGCTGGGGCCGGAGCTGGGGGAGAAGGTCAGCCGGGGCCCCTTCCTGCGCCTGGCCCCGCATACGCACAACACGGATGGCTTCTTCGGAGCCATCCTCGTCCGGGCGAAGTAG
- a CDS encoding M61 family metallopeptidase produces the protein MKEAVHYRVSMSRPHSHLFEVEARFPAGQDVLDAVLPVWTPGSYLVREYARHLQDVTATGPGGEALPLQRVDKRTFRVTARGQAVTLRYRVYANELTVRTSHLDGSHGYFNGATLFLYTEATRHQPHHVTVVAPEGWRTFCALEHQDGTFLAPDYDELVDSPFEVGPHTPLSFTAAGVPHEVVVWGDTVPDAEKLSADLQRICEAQARLFNGLPMARYLFLVYLTDKGRGGLEHKNSTALLFPRAGLSSGRGWEDFLTLAAHEYFHLWNIKRIKPRSFVPFDYSQENYTTLLWAFEGMTSYYDNLFVRRAGLMSAQRYLTRLGETFTLLHGTPGRRTQTLADASLLSWIKHYRPDENSPNSAISYYLKGEVVCVLLDLEIRRATQDTKGLDDVLRLLWERYGDGSGMPEEGMEAAVREVSGQDLTAFFDLAVRSTRELDYSVLSHVGLQAEFRVRESTSDKGGTPPPRKAGEMKPRGWLGVTTKGSATLATVAEDSPAMDAGLCPEDELVALDGYKVDAASLLSRCEDKRPGDTVRLTVFRRDKLMELPIVLGQKPADAVYFSRVDKPSDAQKAAFQAWLGATWDETLS, from the coding sequence ATGAAGGAAGCGGTCCACTATCGCGTCTCCATGTCCCGTCCGCACTCGCACCTGTTCGAGGTGGAGGCGCGCTTCCCGGCGGGACAGGATGTGCTCGACGCGGTCCTGCCGGTGTGGACGCCGGGCAGCTACCTGGTGCGCGAGTACGCGCGCCACCTCCAGGACGTGACGGCCACGGGCCCCGGGGGCGAGGCGCTGCCCCTGCAACGCGTGGACAAGCGCACCTTCCGCGTCACGGCCCGCGGCCAGGCGGTGACGCTGCGCTACCGCGTCTACGCCAACGAACTCACGGTGCGCACCAGCCACCTGGACGGCTCCCACGGCTACTTCAACGGGGCCACGCTCTTTCTCTACACGGAGGCCACGCGCCACCAGCCGCACCACGTCACCGTGGTGGCCCCCGAGGGGTGGCGGACCTTCTGTGCCCTGGAGCACCAGGACGGCACCTTCCTCGCCCCGGACTATGACGAGCTGGTGGACAGCCCCTTCGAGGTGGGCCCCCACACGCCCCTGTCCTTCACCGCCGCGGGCGTGCCCCACGAAGTCGTGGTCTGGGGCGACACCGTCCCGGACGCGGAGAAGCTGAGCGCGGACCTGCAGCGCATCTGCGAGGCCCAGGCCCGGCTGTTCAACGGGCTGCCCATGGCGCGCTACCTGTTCCTCGTCTACCTCACGGACAAGGGCCGGGGCGGCCTGGAGCACAAGAACTCCACGGCCCTGCTGTTCCCCCGCGCGGGGCTGTCCAGCGGGCGCGGCTGGGAGGACTTCCTCACGCTGGCCGCGCACGAGTACTTCCACCTGTGGAACATCAAGCGCATCAAGCCGCGCTCGTTCGTGCCCTTCGACTACTCGCAGGAGAACTACACCACGCTGCTGTGGGCCTTCGAGGGGATGACGTCCTACTACGACAACCTCTTCGTGCGCCGCGCGGGGCTCATGTCCGCCCAGCGCTACCTGACGCGCCTGGGGGAGACCTTCACCCTGCTCCATGGCACCCCGGGCCGGCGCACGCAGACGCTGGCGGACGCCTCGCTGCTGAGCTGGATCAAACACTACCGCCCCGACGAGAACTCGCCCAACAGCGCCATCTCCTACTACCTCAAGGGCGAGGTGGTGTGCGTGCTGCTGGACCTGGAGATCCGCCGCGCCACGCAGGACACCAAGGGCCTGGACGACGTGCTGCGCCTGCTCTGGGAGCGCTACGGCGATGGCTCGGGGATGCCCGAGGAGGGCATGGAGGCGGCGGTCCGGGAGGTCTCGGGCCAGGACCTCACCGCCTTCTTCGACCTGGCGGTGCGCTCCACGCGCGAGCTGGACTACTCGGTCCTCTCGCACGTGGGCCTGCAGGCGGAGTTCCGGGTGCGCGAGTCCACCAGTGACAAGGGCGGCACGCCGCCGCCGCGCAAGGCCGGGGAGATGAAACCCCGGGGCTGGCTGGGGGTGACCACCAAGGGCAGCGCCACGCTGGCCACGGTGGCGGAGGACTCCCCGGCCATGGACGCCGGGCTGTGCCCCGAGGACGAGCTGGTGGCGCTGGACGGCTACAAGGTGGACGCGGCCAGCCTGCTGAGCCGGTGCGAGGACAAGCGCCCCGGCGACACGGTGCGCCTCACGGTGTTCCGCCGGGACAAGCTGATGGAGCTGCCCATCGTCCTGGGCCAGAAGCCCGCGGACGCGGTCTACTTCAGCCGGGTGGACAAACCGTCGGACGCCCAGAAAGCCGCCTTCCAGGCCTGGCTGGGAGCGACGTGGGACGAGACCCTGAGCTAA
- a CDS encoding tetratricopeptide repeat protein — MSDTSPGPCRYHPRAAAGWSCDACQARLCPDCATVRRALSTEYLACGRCQGPIEPILLHRASVPLTVRLRQAWRYPWSPSGLPFLMGLSAVLAVLRWAMVETFLLLKWMPTVMWLGVFWGAFFSIIRSTARGEQVLDVPDYSDIYKDCVAPALRGLVATSVVWLPVALYLLGFKDWDVRGPVTDLSNNPAFYVTGGLPALDWAPVVRDPVLWLLLPVSFAYLPLVLLLAAAGTGVFQMLNPLTALRAAARLGKDYAITLGALALLCGVMALGHGVAAGFRWLQLTLISPLVAEFVTSIAPVLMAHVLGLLLYTRGDSLGYGEPRDYLMPVLGAVQPRAGVPALREDPPPAAETSAGEPPPGDGLLQALAQAVEAKDPEKALALYAGLQTPQLSKQVEAAQHFFVGQSALARGQYALAVQALESAADVAPEGPLASRALVLQARIYAERLHDGERAENIYRYILHRYPGTEASHFAQKHLPRPTA; from the coding sequence ATGTCCGACACCTCACCGGGGCCTTGCCGCTACCACCCCCGGGCCGCCGCGGGTTGGAGCTGTGACGCGTGCCAGGCAAGGCTCTGCCCGGACTGCGCCACCGTGCGCCGGGCCCTGTCCACGGAGTACCTGGCCTGCGGGCGGTGCCAGGGCCCCATCGAGCCCATCCTCCTGCACCGCGCGAGCGTGCCGCTCACCGTGCGGCTGCGCCAGGCCTGGCGCTATCCCTGGTCCCCGTCCGGCCTGCCCTTCCTGATGGGGCTGAGCGCCGTCCTGGCCGTGCTCCGCTGGGCGATGGTGGAGACCTTCCTGCTGCTCAAGTGGATGCCCACGGTGATGTGGCTTGGCGTCTTCTGGGGCGCCTTCTTCTCCATCATCCGCTCCACGGCCCGGGGAGAGCAGGTGCTGGACGTGCCGGACTACTCGGACATCTACAAGGACTGTGTGGCGCCCGCGCTCCGGGGCCTCGTGGCCACCTCCGTGGTGTGGCTGCCCGTGGCCCTCTACCTGCTGGGCTTCAAGGACTGGGACGTGCGGGGGCCCGTGACGGACCTCTCCAACAATCCCGCCTTCTACGTCACCGGAGGCCTCCCCGCGCTCGACTGGGCGCCGGTGGTGAGGGACCCCGTGCTCTGGCTGCTGCTGCCCGTCAGCTTCGCCTACCTGCCCCTGGTGCTCCTCCTGGCGGCGGCGGGCACCGGGGTGTTCCAGATGCTCAACCCGCTGACGGCCCTCCGGGCCGCGGCCCGCCTGGGCAAGGACTACGCCATCACCCTGGGGGCGCTGGCCCTGCTGTGCGGTGTCATGGCGCTGGGCCACGGCGTGGCCGCGGGGTTCCGCTGGCTGCAGCTGACCCTCATCTCCCCGCTCGTGGCGGAGTTCGTCACCAGCATCGCCCCGGTGCTCATGGCCCACGTCCTGGGCTTGCTGCTGTACACCCGGGGAGATTCGCTCGGGTATGGCGAGCCCCGGGACTACCTCATGCCCGTGCTGGGCGCGGTGCAGCCCCGCGCGGGGGTCCCCGCCCTCCGGGAAGACCCGCCGCCGGCCGCCGAGACCTCCGCCGGGGAGCCCCCGCCCGGAGACGGCCTGCTCCAGGCCCTGGCCCAGGCCGTGGAAGCGAAGGATCCGGAGAAGGCCCTGGCCCTGTACGCCGGGCTCCAGACGCCCCAGCTCTCGAAGCAGGTGGAGGCCGCGCAGCACTTCTTCGTCGGCCAGTCCGCCCTTGCCCGGGGCCAGTACGCGCTGGCCGTGCAGGCCCTGGAGTCCGCGGCCGACGTGGCCCCGGAGGGGCCCCTGGCCTCCCGGGCGCTCGTGCTCCAGGCGCGCATCTACGCCGAGCGCCTCCACGACGGCGAGCGGGCCGAGAACATCTACCGCTACATCCTCCACCGGTACCCGGGCACGGAGGCCTCCCACTTCGCCCAGAAGCACCTGCCCCGCCCCACCGCCTGA